In Spirosoma sp. KUDC1026, the sequence ACGGGATAATCTGGCGCTCGAACTCAACTTTCTAAAAGCTCAGATCAACCCGCATTTTCTCTTCAATACGCTCAACAGCATTTATACCCGTACGATAGACGTTGACGAGCAGGCGGCCGATCTGATTCTGAAACTATCCGATCTGATGCGGTATGGATTATATGAGTCCAACGTAGAAGCGATAGCACTGGCCCACGAACTGGATTATATCCGAAATTACCTGGGGCTGGAAGAAGCCCGGTATACCCAGCAGCAAACAGAGATCACCTTCACCGCTACTGGCAATTTTGATCAGTACCAGATTGCTCCACTCCTGCTGATTTCGTTCGTCGAAAATGCGTTTAAGCACGGCGTCAACCTAAACCGTACCAGGTCTTTTGTGCACGTAGCGGCCGCGCTGAACGGCAATACGCTGCATTTTACCGTTCAGAATACTATTCCGACTACGTCTGGACTGGCCGGCCTGCGCCCCGCTACCCCCCAATCCGGTGGCGTTGGCCTGGATAACGTACAAAAACGACTTGATCTGCTGTATCCGGGCCGTCACCAGTTAACCATACAGAAAACAGCGGAGCTGTTCGACGTGCAGCTTTCTCTACAACTGCAGCCGTTTGGCCAGCCAGTCGTTTCGTCCCTTTAATTCGTTCGCCTGCTCCCCGTACGCATTGGTCGAAAATACGCCCCAGCTCGTCTAAATAAGTTGAGGAAAGGAGTGGATTGCCCCTACATTCGTTTCAGCGAAAGCAACCACGTATCTCCTCAACTTTAACACATTATCCGGTATGCACCCACAATCTACGTCCTCTCCGCTAACAGTAAAAAAAGAAAGACTGGTTAACCTGAGCAATATGCACGGTGCTGGTTCATCGGTTAAATCGGGATTTCTCTGTGACATCATTAATACCCTCATCACACATTGATGTACCGTTGCCTTCTCATCAACCGTTGGTGGCAGGCGGACAATCCGCTCGAGCGCTACATTCTACGCACCGGCTGTCTGGATCTGGCCTGGGCCGGTGCGTATTCCGATGAAGCGCTGCATAAATTACAGACTGACGTATACGACCTGGTATTTGTTAGTCTGCCAGCGCCGGAGTACGTAATCCCCGAGCCGTTTCTGCTTGCGTTACGCAGTCAGCCCGCTCTTATTGCAACGGCGCTGTATCCTGAGTCGGTTTTCGACTCCTATTACCTGAGGCCCCTGTCTTTTCTGGAAGAACCTTTTTCGCCGGGTCAGTTCGAACAGGCAATCAACAAATATTTACTACAAGTAAAATAAGTATATTTCCTGTTATCGTTTTGTCAATTTAAAGCAATACAGAATATACTAAATTTAATGAGTAGTATTTGATACTTTGCTTTGATTCCTGATAAGGAGCCGCTTATTTACGGCAGTATGTAACTTATCCTCTAGCCATGATTCGTAATGCTGGTTTTTATCTGTTTCGACGGCCTACTAATTCGATCGACGCACTACAGCAGTTCCACCAGACACTTACGACCCAATCCATCGATGAAGCACTACGCAGCTGGTACAGTTGTCC encodes:
- a CDS encoding sensor histidine kinase, translated to MAGRFSLFQITRRRQIGLHLLIWLAVWLLIRYYFAVRIFSDNDTVVQLGSYLVFAQTVAVYYGIGHVIFPRFLYNLKLIPLATALVLCYFLVYVANFYGFQALQPFSNGYQTGQLSYVERIWTNLMQPGGLFGCFTSLKLALWNYGYSLFFVSVLLFIKAFRDTINYQNRLLRLERDKLSLESRSLQLERDNLALELNFLKAQINPHFLFNTLNSIYTRTIDVDEQAADLILKLSDLMRYGLYESNVEAIALAHELDYIRNYLGLEEARYTQQQTEITFTATGNFDQYQIAPLLLISFVENAFKHGVNLNRTRSFVHVAAALNGNTLHFTVQNTIPTTSGLAGLRPATPQSGGVGLDNVQKRLDLLYPGRHQLTIQKTAELFDVQLSLQLQPFGQPVVSSL